One window of Centropristis striata isolate RG_2023a ecotype Rhode Island chromosome 23, C.striata_1.0, whole genome shotgun sequence genomic DNA carries:
- the gdap1 gene encoding ganglioside-induced differentiation-associated protein 1 isoform X1, protein MASENIPESQDEKTALIETDPEHDVHQECATVAKQSESKLTLYHWTQSFNSQKVRLAIAEKGLRCEEYDVSLPLSEHNEPWFMHLNPTGEVPVLVHDENVICDPTQIMDYLEQRFNDEETPKLIPEEGSTYYHRVQHYRELLDSLQMDAYTHGCILHPEITVDSHIPAYAATCIRTQIGNTQTELKKLAEENPELKDAYIAKQRRLKSKLFDHDNMKYLKKLLDELESVMDQVETELQRRVEETPEEGSQPWLCGDFFSMADVSLAVTLHRLKFLGLSRRFWGNGNRVNLETYYERVVERPAFRRVLGHVNNILISAVLPVAFRVARKNAPVILGTTLLIGVLGGATYLAFLYMKKRLTVSF, encoded by the exons ATGGCGTCTGAAAACATCCCTGAATCCCAAGATGAGAAAACAGCTCTTATAGAGACGGACCCAGAGCACGATGTGCATCAGGAATGTGCTACAGTCGCGAAACAAAGCGAATCTAAATTAACGCTTTATCACTGGACGCAGTCTTTCAATTCTCAGAAG GTGCGTCTGGCCATAGCAGAGAAAGGTTTGCGCTGTGAGGAGTATGATGTGAGTCTACCGCTCAGCGAACACAACGAGCCCTGGTTCATGCATCTAAACCCCACTGGTGAGGTGCCGGTCCTCGTCCATGATGAAAACGTCATCTGTGACCCCACACAGATCATGGACTACCTGGAGCAGCGGTTCAATGATG AAGAAACTCCCAAGCTGATCCCTGAAGAGGGCAGTACATACTACCACAGAGTACAGCACTACAGAGAGCTGCTGGACTCACTACAGATGGATGCCTACACTCACGGCTGCATCCTCCACCCTGAGATCACAGTGGACTCCCACATACCAGCATATGCTGCCACATGTATAAGAA CACAGATCggaaacacacagactgagcTGAAGAAACTGGCAGAGGAGAACCCAGAGCTTAAAGATGCTTATATAGCGAAACAGAGGCGCTTGAAA TCCAAGTTGTTTGACCATGACAACATGAAGTACCTGAAGAAGCTTCTGGATGAACTGGAGAGTGTGATGGAccaggtggagacagagctgcagaggaGGGTGGAGGAAACACCAG AAGAAGGCAGTCAGCCCTGGCTGTGTGGTGATTTCTTCAGCATGGCCGACGTCTCCCTGGCAGTCACCTTACACCGCCTCAAGTTCCTCGGCCTCTCCCGCCGCTTCTGGGGCAACGGTAACCGTGTGAACCTGGAAACATACTACGAGCGTGTAGTGGAGCGCCCGGCCTTCAGGAGAGTGCTGGGCCACGTCAACAACATCCTGATCTCTGCCGTGCTTCCGGTGGCGTTCCGCGTGGCCAGGAAGAACGCACCGGTTATTCTCGGCACCACTCTGTTGATTGGTGTTCTAGGAGGAGCTACATACCTGGCTTTTCTTTACATGAAGAAGAGGCTGACTGTCTCATTCTGA
- the gdap1 gene encoding ganglioside-induced differentiation-associated protein 1 isoform X3, with translation MASENIPESQDEKTALIETDPEHDVHQECATVAKQSESKLTLYHWTQSFNSQKVRLAIAEKGLRCEEYDVSLPLSEHNEPWFMHLNPTGEVPVLVHDENVICDPTQIMDYLEQRFNDEETPKLIPEEGSTYYHRVQHYRELLDSLQMDAYTHGCILHPEITVDSHIPAYAATCIRTQIGNTQTELKKLAEENPELKDAYIAKQRRLKSKLFDHDNMKYLKKLLDELESVMDQVETELQRRVEETPEGSQPWLCGDFFSMADVSLAVTLHRLKFLGLSRRFWGNGNRVNLETYYERVVERPAFRRVLGHVNNILISAVLPVAFRVARKNAPVILGTTLLIGVLGGATYLAFLYMKKRLTVSF, from the exons ATGGCGTCTGAAAACATCCCTGAATCCCAAGATGAGAAAACAGCTCTTATAGAGACGGACCCAGAGCACGATGTGCATCAGGAATGTGCTACAGTCGCGAAACAAAGCGAATCTAAATTAACGCTTTATCACTGGACGCAGTCTTTCAATTCTCAGAAG GTGCGTCTGGCCATAGCAGAGAAAGGTTTGCGCTGTGAGGAGTATGATGTGAGTCTACCGCTCAGCGAACACAACGAGCCCTGGTTCATGCATCTAAACCCCACTGGTGAGGTGCCGGTCCTCGTCCATGATGAAAACGTCATCTGTGACCCCACACAGATCATGGACTACCTGGAGCAGCGGTTCAATGATG AAGAAACTCCCAAGCTGATCCCTGAAGAGGGCAGTACATACTACCACAGAGTACAGCACTACAGAGAGCTGCTGGACTCACTACAGATGGATGCCTACACTCACGGCTGCATCCTCCACCCTGAGATCACAGTGGACTCCCACATACCAGCATATGCTGCCACATGTATAAGAA CACAGATCggaaacacacagactgagcTGAAGAAACTGGCAGAGGAGAACCCAGAGCTTAAAGATGCTTATATAGCGAAACAGAGGCGCTTGAAA TCCAAGTTGTTTGACCATGACAACATGAAGTACCTGAAGAAGCTTCTGGATGAACTGGAGAGTGTGATGGAccaggtggagacagagctgcagaggaGGGTGGAGGAAACACCAG AAGGCAGTCAGCCCTGGCTGTGTGGTGATTTCTTCAGCATGGCCGACGTCTCCCTGGCAGTCACCTTACACCGCCTCAAGTTCCTCGGCCTCTCCCGCCGCTTCTGGGGCAACGGTAACCGTGTGAACCTGGAAACATACTACGAGCGTGTAGTGGAGCGCCCGGCCTTCAGGAGAGTGCTGGGCCACGTCAACAACATCCTGATCTCTGCCGTGCTTCCGGTGGCGTTCCGCGTGGCCAGGAAGAACGCACCGGTTATTCTCGGCACCACTCTGTTGATTGGTGTTCTAGGAGGAGCTACATACCTGGCTTTTCTTTACATGAAGAAGAGGCTGACTGTCTCATTCTGA
- the gdap1 gene encoding ganglioside-induced differentiation-associated protein 1 isoform X2: protein MASENIPESQDEKTALIETDPEHDVHQECATVAKQSESKLTLYHWTQSFNSQKVRLAIAEKGLRCEEYDVSLPLSEHNEPWFMHLNPTGEVPVLVHDENVICDPTQIMDYLEQRFNDETPKLIPEEGSTYYHRVQHYRELLDSLQMDAYTHGCILHPEITVDSHIPAYAATCIRTQIGNTQTELKKLAEENPELKDAYIAKQRRLKSKLFDHDNMKYLKKLLDELESVMDQVETELQRRVEETPEEGSQPWLCGDFFSMADVSLAVTLHRLKFLGLSRRFWGNGNRVNLETYYERVVERPAFRRVLGHVNNILISAVLPVAFRVARKNAPVILGTTLLIGVLGGATYLAFLYMKKRLTVSF, encoded by the exons ATGGCGTCTGAAAACATCCCTGAATCCCAAGATGAGAAAACAGCTCTTATAGAGACGGACCCAGAGCACGATGTGCATCAGGAATGTGCTACAGTCGCGAAACAAAGCGAATCTAAATTAACGCTTTATCACTGGACGCAGTCTTTCAATTCTCAGAAG GTGCGTCTGGCCATAGCAGAGAAAGGTTTGCGCTGTGAGGAGTATGATGTGAGTCTACCGCTCAGCGAACACAACGAGCCCTGGTTCATGCATCTAAACCCCACTGGTGAGGTGCCGGTCCTCGTCCATGATGAAAACGTCATCTGTGACCCCACACAGATCATGGACTACCTGGAGCAGCGGTTCAATGATG AAACTCCCAAGCTGATCCCTGAAGAGGGCAGTACATACTACCACAGAGTACAGCACTACAGAGAGCTGCTGGACTCACTACAGATGGATGCCTACACTCACGGCTGCATCCTCCACCCTGAGATCACAGTGGACTCCCACATACCAGCATATGCTGCCACATGTATAAGAA CACAGATCggaaacacacagactgagcTGAAGAAACTGGCAGAGGAGAACCCAGAGCTTAAAGATGCTTATATAGCGAAACAGAGGCGCTTGAAA TCCAAGTTGTTTGACCATGACAACATGAAGTACCTGAAGAAGCTTCTGGATGAACTGGAGAGTGTGATGGAccaggtggagacagagctgcagaggaGGGTGGAGGAAACACCAG AAGAAGGCAGTCAGCCCTGGCTGTGTGGTGATTTCTTCAGCATGGCCGACGTCTCCCTGGCAGTCACCTTACACCGCCTCAAGTTCCTCGGCCTCTCCCGCCGCTTCTGGGGCAACGGTAACCGTGTGAACCTGGAAACATACTACGAGCGTGTAGTGGAGCGCCCGGCCTTCAGGAGAGTGCTGGGCCACGTCAACAACATCCTGATCTCTGCCGTGCTTCCGGTGGCGTTCCGCGTGGCCAGGAAGAACGCACCGGTTATTCTCGGCACCACTCTGTTGATTGGTGTTCTAGGAGGAGCTACATACCTGGCTTTTCTTTACATGAAGAAGAGGCTGACTGTCTCATTCTGA